In Selenomonas dianae, a genomic segment contains:
- a CDS encoding VOC family protein: protein MSFTFTHVNFNVLDLGRSMAFYEKAFGFYEKRRMEAEGFTLVYLSDGVTDFELELTYLHGRTEPYNLGEKEFHLALYTEDYAAAREKHAAMGVICYENAEMGIYFVEDPDGYWIEVLPKNM, encoded by the coding sequence ATGTCGTTTACGTTTACCCATGTCAATTTTAATGTGCTGGACTTGGGACGCAGTATGGCGTTTTATGAGAAGGCGTTTGGTTTTTACGAGAAGCGGCGCATGGAGGCGGAGGGATTCACGCTCGTCTATCTTTCGGACGGTGTGACGGATTTTGAACTGGAACTGACGTATCTGCATGGGCGCACAGAGCCGTATAACCTCGGGGAGAAGGAGTTCCATCTTGCACTCTATACGGAGGATTACGCAGCGGCACGCGAAAAGCACGCCGCGATGGGCGTGATCTGTTATGAGAATGCGGAGATGGGAATTTACTTTGTCGAAGATCCGGATGGATATTGGATTGAAGTTTTACCAAAAAATATGTGA